The proteins below are encoded in one region of Sminthopsis crassicaudata isolate SCR6 chromosome 1, ASM4859323v1, whole genome shotgun sequence:
- the GLRX gene encoding glutaredoxin-1 → MAQQFVNCKIKADKVVVFIKPTCPYCRKTVELLKQLPIKQESLEFVDITANCDTNAIQDYLQQLTGARTVPRVFIGKDCIGGCSDLVALEQNGQLLQKLQQIGVLQ, encoded by the exons ATGGCTCAGCAATTTGTGAATTGCAAAATCAAAGCCGATAAGGTGGTGGTCTTCATCAAACCAACCTGCCCTTACTGCAGAAAAACTGTAGAGCTTCTCAAGCAATTGCCTATTAAACAGGAGTCCTTGGAATTTGTCGACATAACAGCTAACTGTGATACAAATGCGATCCAAGACTATTTGCAACAGCTAACCGGAGCAAGAACT gtgcCTCGGGTGTTTATTGGTAAAGATTGTATTGGTGGATGCTCAGATCTCGTGGCCTTGGAACAGAATGGCCAATTGCTACAAAAGCTTCAACAAATTGGAGTATTACAATAA